A stretch of Campylobacter gracilis DNA encodes these proteins:
- a CDS encoding radical SAM protein, which translates to MNFFAKPSFDNHPCFSKKASASYGRVHLPVAPNCNIQCNFCNRIYDCANENRPGVTGRVQSPDEAALYVENLFKFRQDISVIGIAGPGDPMCDADKTLATFEKCKARFPHALLCLSTNGLSLPEHVDDIVRIGVSHVTVTVNAVTPDVGGKIYAWVRHKNKIYHGEEGARILGERQEEGIRKLKEARMIVKINTVVIPGVNMDHVPRIAKKAKEWQADIMNCMAMIPVQGTPFANIKSPSNEEIRSMRKLIGGSMAQMTHCSRCRADACGKLCEK; encoded by the coding sequence ATGAATTTTTTCGCCAAACCCTCCTTCGACAACCACCCGTGCTTTAGCAAAAAAGCGTCCGCTAGCTACGGGCGCGTGCACCTTCCCGTAGCGCCGAATTGCAATATCCAATGCAATTTTTGCAACCGCATCTACGACTGCGCCAACGAAAACCGCCCCGGCGTAACGGGGAGAGTGCAAAGCCCTGATGAAGCAGCGCTATACGTGGAAAATCTATTTAAATTTAGACAGGATATCTCAGTCATAGGTATCGCAGGACCCGGAGATCCTATGTGCGATGCCGACAAGACCCTAGCGACTTTTGAAAAATGCAAAGCCCGCTTCCCTCACGCCCTACTTTGCCTATCCACAAACGGCCTGTCCCTGCCCGAGCACGTGGATGATATCGTGCGAATCGGCGTGAGCCACGTGACGGTGACCGTTAATGCCGTAACGCCTGACGTGGGCGGCAAAATTTATGCGTGGGTGCGCCACAAAAACAAAATTTATCACGGCGAAGAGGGTGCTAGAATTCTTGGGGAGCGCCAAGAGGAGGGGATCCGCAAGCTAAAAGAAGCCCGTATGATCGTTAAAATCAATACGGTCGTAATCCCGGGCGTCAATATGGATCACGTCCCACGTATCGCGAAAAAGGCCAAAGAGTGGCAGGCCGATATCATGAACTGCATGGCGATGATCCCCGTGCAGGGCACCCCTTTTGCAAATATCAAATCGCCCTCAAACGAAGAAATTCGCAGCATGCGAAAGCTCATCGGCGGCTCAATGGCGCAGATGACTCACTGCAGCAGGTGTCGCGCCGACGCGTGCGGCAAGCTTTGCGAGAAATGA
- a CDS encoding flavocytochrome c: MENVSRRDLLKMSLVGAGALALGSVNANAAVNAKDVKFDEEWDVVIVGSGFAGLAAGITAAEKGNKVLILEKMGRVGGNSVINGGIFAVPNSDKQKAEGIKDSNELFIKDCLKAGRGLNHVDLIDTIATRAQDAYKLTLKCGAKYIDKVTHAGGHSVPRSLQTANGSGSGIVQPMVEYFKNLQGCELRQRAKFDEFVLGEDGGVDGVIIREDYKFDPKSQKDDAENTTGTKKTIKAKKGVVLAAGGFCRDVFFRQVQDPSILPTTDSTNHPGATAGAMKEAFRIGATPVQLSWIQFGPWACPDEKGFGVGSMFNVNGSFRYGISVDPRTGKRYMNELADRRTRSQAMFKVIDAKADIYPINFCDSEGVKNMVIPEHYTKPLESGVLKKFETLDELAAAYKIPAAELKKTVERYNSFVKSGKDEDFGKPMDKTTTNGVDISKPPFYAMRGTPKLHHTMGGIDINTKAQVISLQTEMPIPRLFAAGEITGGVHGASRLGSVAIADCLTFGMIAGENIG, encoded by the coding sequence ATGGAAAACGTTTCAAGACGTGATCTGCTCAAAATGAGCCTAGTTGGCGCGGGTGCTTTAGCGCTCGGCTCCGTAAATGCAAACGCTGCGGTTAACGCTAAAGACGTCAAATTCGACGAAGAGTGGGACGTAGTAATCGTTGGTTCCGGTTTTGCAGGACTTGCAGCCGGTATCACCGCAGCCGAAAAGGGCAATAAAGTCCTAATCCTAGAAAAGATGGGACGCGTAGGCGGTAACTCCGTAATTAACGGCGGAATATTTGCCGTTCCAAACAGCGACAAACAAAAAGCCGAAGGCATCAAAGATAGCAACGAGCTATTTATCAAAGACTGCCTAAAAGCCGGCCGCGGACTAAACCACGTAGATCTCATCGACACCATCGCTACTCGCGCGCAAGACGCATATAAACTAACTCTAAAATGCGGCGCTAAATACATAGATAAAGTTACTCACGCAGGCGGACACAGCGTACCTAGATCGCTTCAAACCGCTAACGGTTCAGGCTCAGGTATCGTTCAGCCGATGGTAGAATACTTTAAAAATCTACAAGGCTGCGAGCTAAGACAAAGAGCTAAATTTGACGAATTCGTCCTAGGCGAAGATGGCGGCGTAGACGGCGTGATCATCAGAGAGGATTATAAATTTGATCCAAAGAGCCAAAAAGACGACGCCGAAAACACTACCGGAACTAAAAAGACTATAAAAGCTAAAAAAGGCGTAGTACTAGCTGCGGGCGGATTTTGCCGCGACGTATTCTTTAGACAAGTCCAAGATCCATCTATCCTGCCTACTACGGATAGCACCAACCACCCGGGCGCAACAGCAGGCGCTATGAAAGAGGCATTTAGAATCGGCGCTACTCCAGTGCAGCTAAGCTGGATACAGTTTGGTCCATGGGCATGCCCTGACGAAAAAGGCTTTGGCGTAGGCTCTATGTTTAACGTAAACGGAAGCTTCCGCTACGGAATTTCAGTAGATCCAAGAACCGGCAAACGCTATATGAACGAGCTAGCAGACCGCCGCACCCGCTCTCAAGCGATGTTTAAAGTAATCGATGCGAAAGCCGATATCTATCCTATCAACTTCTGCGACTCTGAGGGCGTAAAAAATATGGTCATACCTGAGCACTACACCAAACCGCTAGAATCAGGCGTACTAAAGAAATTTGAAACTCTAGACGAACTAGCCGCAGCTTATAAAATCCCTGCCGCAGAGCTAAAAAAGACCGTAGAGAGATATAATAGCTTCGTTAAATCAGGCAAAGACGAAGATTTTGGCAAACCTATGGATAAAACCACTACAAACGGCGTAGATATCTCTAAACCGCCGTTCTACGCTATGCGCGGCACGCCAAAACTTCACCACACTATGGGTGGTATCGATATCAATACCAAAGCTCAGGTCATCTCTCTGCAAACAGAGATGCCTATCCCAAGATTATTTGCCGCAGGCGAGATCACCGGCGGCGTACACGGAGCTAGCCGCTTAGGTAGCGTGGCGATAGCTGACTGCTTAACGTTTGGTATGATAGCGGGTGAGAATATAGGCTAA
- a CDS encoding amino acid ABC transporter substrate-binding protein, whose product MKIFKALLATALITATLSAKTLKEGTLVIATEGTYSPYSFYDEKNNLTGFDVDIARALAKELGLKAEFLTAPWDAMLAAFDAGKADIAMNQVSITQERKKKYNFSEPYTVAYAALVVRADNEEIKSFADLKGKKSVHSATSNWADMARSYGAEIVTADGFSKGVELIIARRADATINDNITFFDYMKQRPNAPLKIAAQGNEPIYSAVLLKKDDELTAQINSALKSLKQKGVLKEISLKYFGKDITE is encoded by the coding sequence ATGAAAATATTTAAAGCCCTGCTCGCAACAGCGCTAATCACCGCCACCCTAAGCGCTAAGACGCTTAAAGAGGGCACGCTCGTAATAGCCACGGAGGGGACTTACTCGCCGTATTCTTTCTATGACGAGAAAAATAATCTTACCGGCTTTGATGTCGATATCGCTCGCGCGCTGGCAAAAGAGCTAGGGCTAAAGGCGGAATTTTTAACCGCGCCGTGGGATGCGATGCTTGCAGCATTTGATGCAGGCAAAGCAGACATAGCGATGAATCAAGTAAGTATCACGCAGGAGCGCAAGAAAAAATATAATTTCAGCGAGCCTTATACCGTAGCTTATGCTGCACTGGTAGTGCGAGCTGATAACGAGGAGATTAAGAGTTTTGCGGATCTTAAAGGCAAAAAAAGCGTCCACTCCGCTACCAGTAACTGGGCGGACATGGCGCGCAGCTATGGCGCCGAGATCGTTACGGCAGACGGATTTAGCAAGGGCGTGGAGCTTATCATAGCTCGTCGCGCAGACGCTACGATCAACGACAACATCACATTTTTCGACTATATGAAGCAGCGCCCGAACGCACCGCTAAAGATCGCAGCTCAAGGCAATGAGCCGATCTATTCCGCCGTGCTGCTTAAAAAGGATGATGAGTTGACGGCACAGATAAATTCCGCGCTAAAATCGCTAAAGCAAAAAGGCGTTCTGAAAGAAATTTCACTTAAATATTTTGGCAAAGACATTACGGAATAA
- a CDS encoding amino acid ABC transporter substrate-binding protein: MKNLIKTLLACALLICGANSKTLREGVLKVATEGTFSPFSYYNDKNELVGYDVDVARAVAEKLGLKIEFLTAPWDAMLAAFDAGKADAVFNQVSITDERKKKYEYSVPYTVVYGAIIVHKDNNDIKSFEDLKGKKNADSATSNWAQVAKKYGAQNVTVDSFAKSMELLIARRVDTVVRDNTVFYDFLKQRPDAPIKIAAKLKDVDYSAAIVQKGNKELADQINKALNELKAEGKLKEISLKYFGKDVSE, from the coding sequence ATGAAAAATTTAATAAAAACTTTGCTTGCGTGCGCGCTTTTAATATGCGGCGCAAACTCTAAAACACTACGCGAAGGCGTGCTTAAAGTAGCTACGGAAGGCACCTTTTCGCCATTTTCGTATTATAACGACAAAAATGAGCTCGTGGGATACGACGTAGATGTCGCGCGCGCAGTTGCCGAAAAGCTTGGTCTAAAAATAGAATTTCTAACCGCGCCTTGGGATGCGATGCTTGCAGCATTTGATGCAGGCAAGGCAGACGCTGTGTTTAATCAAGTAAGCATTACTGATGAGCGCAAGAAAAAATATGAGTATTCTGTGCCCTACACCGTCGTTTACGGAGCTATTATCGTGCATAAAGATAACAACGACATTAAAAGCTTCGAGGATTTAAAAGGCAAGAAAAATGCGGACTCCGCTACCAGCAACTGGGCGCAAGTCGCTAAAAAATACGGCGCGCAAAACGTAACCGTCGATAGTTTTGCTAAAAGTATGGAGCTGCTGATCGCTCGCCGCGTAGATACCGTCGTGCGCGATAATACCGTATTTTACGACTTTTTAAAGCAGCGCCCGGACGCTCCGATTAAAATCGCCGCAAAGCTAAAAGATGTCGATTATAGCGCTGCAATCGTGCAAAAGGGCAATAAAGAGCTCGCAGATCAAATCAACAAAGCCCTAAACGAACTCAAAGCCGAGGGCAAGCTAAAAGAAATTTCGCTTAAATATTTCGGCAAAGATGTGAGTGAATGA
- a CDS encoding amino acid ABC transporter permease, with translation MNETSRILELVSSSLEPMALALLQVTIPLTIISFLLGLVLAVLTAVARIANFKILKQLSEIYIWIFRGTPLLVQLFIVYFGLPIVGITLDVWAAAIITFSLNIGAYASEAVRAAILSVPKGQWEAATSLGMSYAQILRRIIAPQAARISLPPLSNIFISTLKDTSLVASITMVDMFMVAQRIAARAFDPLTLYVLAALFYLAVCTLLTFLQSKLERRFSRFV, from the coding sequence ATGAACGAAACAAGCAGAATCCTAGAGCTTGTTAGCAGCTCGCTAGAGCCGATGGCGCTAGCTCTGCTGCAAGTTACGATCCCGCTTACGATAATCTCATTTCTGCTCGGGCTCGTGCTTGCGGTGCTGACGGCGGTCGCACGCATCGCAAATTTTAAAATTTTAAAGCAGCTAAGCGAAATTTATATTTGGATTTTTCGCGGCACTCCGCTTTTGGTGCAGCTTTTTATCGTCTATTTCGGACTTCCAATCGTTGGGATCACACTTGATGTTTGGGCTGCTGCGATCATTACCTTTAGCCTCAATATCGGTGCTTACGCTTCAGAGGCGGTGCGAGCTGCGATCCTATCAGTGCCAAAGGGGCAATGGGAGGCAGCTACCTCTTTAGGCATGAGCTACGCTCAAATTCTGCGCCGCATTATCGCTCCGCAAGCAGCACGCATATCACTGCCGCCGCTATCAAATATATTTATCTCTACGCTTAAAGACACTTCGCTCGTAGCCTCGATTACGATGGTCGATATGTTTATGGTCGCTCAACGTATTGCTGCGCGGGCATTCGATCCGCTCACGTTATACGTGCTGGCGGCGCTATTTTATCTAGCAGTCTGCACCCTTCTTACGTTCTTGCAATCCAAGTTAGAGCGACGATTTTCAAGGTTCGTGTGA